One Methanolobus sp. WCC4 DNA segment encodes these proteins:
- the dapA gene encoding 4-hydroxy-tetrahydrodipicolinate synthase produces the protein MFEGVLPALVTPFSNDGSIDKESFRGVVDHVEEGGVSGVVVCGTTGESATLSTGEHKELINLCIDHAKVPVVAGTGSNNTDEAVELTKHAADAGADGALIITPYYIKPNNAGLIAHFKKIAESADIPIILYNVPSRTGQNMPLEVIMELSKVDNIVAIKEASGDLGKVSQILEQTMDEDFEVLSGEDGLTFPILAMGGSGVISVVANIVPEMMVEMYNAVNAGDLATARKLHFKMAPLIRALFTETNPIPVKRAVELMGLSAGTMRLPLAPLSEENSVTLENALRKLGCIA, from the coding sequence ATGTTCGAAGGAGTTTTACCTGCTCTTGTAACGCCATTCTCAAACGATGGTTCGATCGACAAGGAAAGTTTCAGAGGTGTTGTCGACCATGTTGAGGAAGGTGGCGTTTCCGGAGTTGTTGTCTGTGGTACGACCGGTGAATCTGCTACCCTGTCAACCGGGGAGCACAAAGAACTGATCAACCTTTGTATAGATCATGCGAAGGTTCCTGTTGTTGCCGGTACAGGTTCTAACAACACTGATGAAGCAGTAGAACTCACTAAACACGCTGCGGACGCGGGAGCTGATGGCGCTCTCATAATCACCCCCTATTATATCAAGCCCAACAATGCCGGGCTTATTGCTCATTTTAAAAAGATAGCGGAGTCTGCGGACATACCTATCATACTATACAATGTCCCTTCCCGTACGGGACAGAATATGCCTCTGGAAGTGATCATGGAGCTTTCAAAGGTAGATAACATCGTTGCTATAAAGGAAGCAAGCGGCGACCTTGGAAAAGTATCACAGATACTTGAACAGACCATGGATGAGGACTTCGAGGTTCTCTCAGGCGAGGACGGTCTCACGTTCCCGATACTGGCCATGGGTGGTTCCGGTGTTATATCTGTGGTTGCCAACATCGTTCCTGAAATGATGGTGGAGATGTACAATGCTGTGAATGCCGGAGACCTTGCAACGGCAAGAAAGCTCCATTTCAAGATGGCTCCACTCATACGTGCATTGTTCACAGAGACCAACCCGATCCCTGTAAAGCGTGCAGTAGAGCTTATGGGTCTTTCAGCCGGTACAATGAGGCTTCCACTCGCACCTCTTAGTGAAGAGAACAGTGTCACACTGGAGAATGCTCTTCGCAAGCTGGGGTGCATAGCATGA
- a CDS encoding 30S ribosomal protein S17e encodes MGNIRQSNIKRIAIRLAENHGDVFTTDFDTNKHLVTKYTTIESKVIRNRVAGYVTRKMTHRPIE; translated from the coding sequence ATGGGAAATATTAGACAATCAAACATCAAGAGAATCGCAATTCGCTTAGCAGAAAACCACGGTGATGTATTCACAACAGACTTCGACACCAACAAGCACCTTGTAACAAAGTACACAACCATCGAGAGTAAGGTTATCAGGAACCGTGTAGCAGGTTACGTTACAAGAAAGATGACACACAGGCCAATAGAGTAA
- the dinB gene encoding DNA polymerase IV — MKNSVRERITLHLDMDSFYSSVEVRDKTELEGMPVVVGSDPKGGSGRGVVSTCSYQAREFGLHSGMPISKAYRLCPDAAYLKVNMKLYKQVSSEIMNTIRIFADKFQQVSVDEAYLDIGDSIDDYESATLLAKKIKSEVKRLHGLTCSIGVAPNKVIAKIASDFDKPDGLTVVRPEDVQDFLFPLHISKIPGIGKKTQPILKDMGIENVGQLATCDVQLLIAKFGKFGVVMHQLANGIDMREVKEREEVKSVSTEDTFDEDISDPETIGKAFAELTEKVHASMMKKRFRFRTVTIKVRFEDFRTYTRAKTLTAATTDKDTIRRTALILMEEFIGKGRFRLLGVGVTKLEKIDERQTFLSDFV; from the coding sequence ATGAAAAACTCTGTCAGGGAAAGGATCACACTGCATCTTGACATGGATAGTTTCTACTCTTCGGTGGAAGTTAGGGACAAAACGGAACTGGAAGGCATGCCCGTGGTAGTTGGCTCCGACCCAAAAGGAGGAAGTGGCAGAGGAGTCGTCAGCACCTGCTCATACCAGGCAAGGGAATTCGGGTTACATTCCGGCATGCCAATATCGAAGGCATACAGACTCTGCCCTGATGCTGCATACCTCAAAGTGAACATGAAGCTCTACAAGCAGGTATCCTCGGAGATCATGAATACCATACGGATATTCGCTGACAAATTCCAGCAGGTCAGTGTGGATGAGGCATATCTCGACATCGGTGACTCGATAGACGATTACGAGTCTGCCACATTGCTTGCAAAGAAGATAAAGAGCGAGGTCAAACGTCTTCACGGGCTCACATGCTCTATTGGCGTTGCCCCCAACAAGGTCATCGCAAAGATAGCCTCGGACTTCGACAAACCGGATGGCCTTACTGTTGTCAGGCCGGAAGATGTGCAGGATTTTCTCTTCCCACTGCACATATCGAAGATTCCCGGGATCGGCAAGAAAACACAACCAATCCTAAAGGACATGGGAATCGAGAACGTTGGACAGCTCGCGACATGTGATGTCCAGCTCCTTATCGCAAAGTTCGGCAAGTTCGGCGTTGTAATGCACCAGCTTGCCAATGGAATCGATATGAGAGAGGTAAAGGAGCGGGAGGAGGTCAAGTCCGTGAGCACGGAGGATACCTTCGATGAGGACATCTCCGACCCCGAGACCATTGGAAAAGCCTTTGCCGAACTCACGGAGAAGGTCCATGCCTCGATGATGAAGAAACGTTTCCGTTTCAGGACAGTGACGATCAAGGTCCGTTTTGAGGATTTCAGGACATACACAAGGGCAAAGACCCTCACCGCAGCCACCACTGACAAGGACACCATCCGAAGAACTGCACTTATCCTGATGGAGGAGTTCATTGGAAAGGGCAGGTTCAGGTTGCTTGGAGTGGGAGTGACGAAACTTGAGAAGATAGACGAGAGACAGACCTTTTTGAGTGATTTTGTTTGA